The genome window CTGTATATATACTAATATTTGTTTTATATAGTATTTAAATATACTTAATAATTGATAAATATCTAATTTAAAGTAATTAAATATACTTAATATGTTTTTTTTAGTCTAAATATATTCTTTTTGCTTATCTCTATTATTTGAGGAAAATATGGTAATCCACAAAAAAAATACAGAATGTGGGAACTATTTTCTAAAAACTATTGATTTAAAATACGTTATTGACGAGATTATCTTAAAATTTAAGTGATTCTGAATCATTTTTTTGTTAAATTTGCGGGTTGATCATTATTAGAGATGATAATTGTTCGTCAAGGATAGTTTCATTTCAATGATTATAAAGCAAGTATTCGATAGAAAAATAATCATATAAGAATAAATATGTCAATATTATCATTCCAAAAGCCGGAAAGAGTTGTAATGGAAAAGGCCGGTGATTTTAAAGGTCTTTTTGAGTTCAAACCTTTAGAAAGAGGTTATGGTGCTACTATTGGTAACGCCTTCAAAAGAACTTTGCTTTCTGCTCTAGAAGGATATGCAATTGCGGGTGTTAAGTTCCTTAATGCAGTTCAAGAGGAGTCAAAAGTTTCTGGCATAGCGGAACCATTATCAGAAGTTGTTTTGAACTTAAAGCAAGTACGTATTAAAACAATTGCTGAGTCTCCATCACAAAAAATCGTTGTTGATTTAAGTGGAAAGACTGAATTCAAAGCTTCAGATATCAAGGATTTCACTGAAGAGTATGAAGTTTTGAACCCTGAATTGGTTATTTGTACTTTGGATGGTAGTGCTAATCTTCAAGTAGAAGTTACTGTAGAGAAAGGTAGAGGTTATGTTATGGCAGACAATCAGGTATTAACTGATGCTGACACTACAGGTCTTATTACTATCGACTCAGCATTTACTCCAATTAAAAATGTTGAGTACCACGTAGAAAATACTCGTGTTGAGCAACGTACTGACTACGAAAAATTAGTGATTGAAATTGAAACTGATGGTACTTTACTTCCTGAAGTTGCTTTACAAGGTGCTGCAAACATCTTAATTCAACACTTCGCTCAAATCACTGACAAAGAGATTACATTTGATGTTACTCCTCGTCAGCAAGATCCTAAGTGGACTCCAGAAGAGATCAAGAAACGTGCTATGTTAGAGACTCCAATCTCTGATCTTGAGCTTTCTGTACGTGCTTACAACTCATTGAAAGCAGGTGAAGTGAAGACACTAGGTGAATTAGTTTCTTTAGAAGTTCGTGACTTAATGAAGTTCCGTAACTTTGGTAAGAAAACTTTAACGGAATTAGAAGAGATGTTATCTGATAGAGATTTAACTTTCGGAATGGACGTTTCTAAGTACCGTTTAGGAGAAGATTAATCTAAAGCATTAATTGCTAATACATAGAAAAAACCTTTCAGTTATGAACTGAGAGGTTTTTTTTTGCTTTGGTATTCGGCTTTCTTGTGTATGTAACAGACAATCTTTCAACTTAAATCTTCTTTTCTCTACTACGTTTGCTTGGACTTGTATAACTAAGAGAGTGATAATCTACATCTCCTATTTTCATAAACTTGCTAGTCGGTAGACAATTTATTCTTACTACAGATGTGTTTCCTCCAATAACAGTAAGCGTTTCTAGCCCTTTATATTCTTGCTTATTCAGATTATCTGAGAGTACTTCAATAATATATACTCCCTGATGTAGATGTATCGATGTAGGAACATCTCTATAGTCTTCATAGGCAAAAACAAGCTGGTTCGTTTGCTTATGTATAATATTTACCGCAAAATCATCTGTGATAGTCATTTCGTGATTATAATTGAAAAAGTGATTCCCATGAATATCCAGTTGTATTGTAACCCTTCCTAATTGGTTTTTATTCTCTAGTGTTGAATTGCATGATGATGCAAATAGTAGTACAATAGTTGGCCATAATAAAGGGGAAATATTGATTTTCATGATACAGGTTGATTTATTTCACAGTGATGTTGGTTGTGTTTTCTTTTACGGTATTTGTTAGGGGTGGGGTTATTTAAGAATTGTAATAGAAAGGCATTTTTTCTTAATTATTGATCACAAAATAGTGGACAGGGGAGGATTGCCCACTTGTA of Flammeovirga agarivorans contains these proteins:
- a CDS encoding DNA-directed RNA polymerase subunit alpha, encoding MSILSFQKPERVVMEKAGDFKGLFEFKPLERGYGATIGNAFKRTLLSALEGYAIAGVKFLNAVQEESKVSGIAEPLSEVVLNLKQVRIKTIAESPSQKIVVDLSGKTEFKASDIKDFTEEYEVLNPELVICTLDGSANLQVEVTVEKGRGYVMADNQVLTDADTTGLITIDSAFTPIKNVEYHVENTRVEQRTDYEKLVIEIETDGTLLPEVALQGAANILIQHFAQITDKEITFDVTPRQQDPKWTPEEIKKRAMLETPISDLELSVRAYNSLKAGEVKTLGELVSLEVRDLMKFRNFGKKTLTELEEMLSDRDLTFGMDVSKYRLGED
- a CDS encoding DUF4493 domain-containing protein, translating into MKINISPLLWPTIVLLFASSCNSTLENKNQLGRVTIQLDIHGNHFFNYNHEMTITDDFAVNIIHKQTNQLVFAYEDYRDVPTSIHLHQGVYIIEVLSDNLNKQEYKGLETLTVIGGNTSVVRINCLPTSKFMKIGDVDYHSLSYTSPSKRSREKKI